The proteins below are encoded in one region of Sminthopsis crassicaudata isolate SCR6 chromosome 1, ASM4859323v1, whole genome shotgun sequence:
- the SNN gene encoding stannin, with the protein MSIMDHSPTTGVVTVIVILIAIAALGALILGCWCYLRLQRISQSEDEESIVGDGETKEPFLLVQYSAKGPCVERKAKLTPNGTEVHG; encoded by the coding sequence ATGTCTATTATGGACCACAGCCCCACCACTGGAGTGGTTACTGTCATTGTCATTCTCATTGCCATTGCTGCCCTAGGGGCCTTGATCCTTGGCTGTTGGTGCTATTTGCGCCTACAGCGGATCAGCCAGTCAGAAGATGAAGAGAGCATTGTGGGTGATGGAGAAACCAAAGAACCCTTCCTTTTGGTCCAGTATTCCGCTAAAGGTCCTTGTGTGGAGCGAAAAGCTAAGCTGACTCCTAATGGCACAGAAGTCCATGGATAA